One segment of Desulfovermiculus halophilus DSM 18834 DNA contains the following:
- the tsaE gene encoding tRNA (adenosine(37)-N6)-threonylcarbamoyltransferase complex ATPase subunit type 1 TsaE, which translates to MQCTLSNLDQTAELGHTLAQIIISKGPCPVLISGPLGAGKTTLIRCVVENLPGGDQAEVSSPSFNLVNIYSTRPEVIHADLYRLGRAGMDEALAECLDTEYAALFIEWAEYLPWSELPANYLRLTIEMAGQDRLIRFQARGDRAEDWLHALGETGALHSG; encoded by the coding sequence ATGCAGTGCACCCTTTCCAATCTTGACCAAACCGCAGAGCTGGGGCACACCTTGGCCCAGATCATCATTTCCAAGGGCCCCTGCCCTGTGCTGATCTCCGGGCCCCTGGGAGCGGGCAAAACAACATTGATCCGCTGTGTGGTGGAAAACCTCCCGGGAGGTGACCAGGCGGAAGTCAGCAGCCCGAGTTTTAACCTGGTCAATATCTATTCCACCAGACCGGAAGTGATTCATGCCGATCTGTACCGCCTGGGCCGGGCCGGCATGGATGAGGCCCTGGCCGAATGCCTGGATACGGAATACGCGGCCCTGTTCATCGAATGGGCGGAATATCTCCCCTGGAGCGAACTTCCAGCAAACTATCTGCGGCTAACCATTGAAATGGCCGGGCAGGACCGGCTCATCCGTTTTCAGGCCCGCGGGGACCGGGCTGAAGATTGGCTGCACGCCCTGGGTGAAACAGGCGCACTGCACAGTGGATAA
- a CDS encoding CBS domain-containing protein, translating into MKISEIMTTDVMTVQPGTKISQAASLLLDNHINGLPVIDAENILVGIICQSDLIVQQKKLPLPTVFTLLDGLIPLTSMSHLEKEVQKMAATTVEQAMTKDPTSVSPDAELEDVADLMVKKNFHTIPVVQDGKLVGIVGKEDVLKTMLK; encoded by the coding sequence ATGAAGATTTCGGAAATCATGACCACGGACGTGATGACCGTCCAGCCGGGGACAAAGATATCCCAGGCAGCCAGCCTGCTCCTGGACAATCATATCAATGGATTGCCCGTGATCGATGCCGAAAACATCCTGGTGGGCATCATCTGCCAAAGCGATCTCATTGTGCAGCAGAAAAAGCTTCCTCTGCCCACGGTATTCACCCTGCTTGACGGCCTCATTCCCCTGACTTCCATGAGCCATTTGGAGAAAGAGGTTCAAAAAATGGCCGCCACCACGGTGGAACAGGCCATGACCAAAGATCCAACCTCGGTTTCTCCAGATGCCGAGCTTGAAGATGTGGCCGATTTGATGGTCAAGAAGAACTTCCACACCATTCCCGTGGTCCAGGACGGCAAGCTGGTGGGCATTGTGGGCAAGGAAGACGTGCTCAAGACCATGCTCAAATAG